The Actinomyces wuliandei genome contains the following window.
CGTTGTCCCCGAGGCCTTGGAGGAGACGATCATCCGGACGGAGCGAGAAGGACGCAGCATCAAGTTCTTCTACTGCCTCCCCAACTTCCATAACCCCGCTGGCGTCACTCTCAGTGAGGAACGCCGCCCCCTCGTTATTGATATCTGCCGTCGGCACCACATTCTTATTGTCGAGGACAATCCTTACGGTCTGCTCGGCTTTGAGGGCCAGACATATACTGCGCTTAAAACACTTGCCCCAGAAGACGTAGTCTACCTTGGGTCATTCTCTAAAATTTTCGCACCAGGATACCGTGTGGGCTGGGCCGTCGCCCCGCCGGCGGTAAAGGAAAAAATGAAGCTTGCCTCGGAAGCGGCTATCCTCTGCCCCTCCTCGGTTGGCCAGTACTCTATCTCGATGTATCTTGAGCAGTTCGAGTGGAGGAAGCAGATCGAAGAGTTTCGCGCGATGTACAGGGAACGGCGCGACGCTATGGTGGGGGCGCTGGAGGAATATCTACCGGTATGCCACTGGAACGTCCCAGACGGAGGATTCTACGTGTGGCTTGGGCTCCCCGAGGGTGTTGACGCCAAAGAAATGCTTCCTCGCGCAGTAACGAACCTTGTGGCCTACGTATCCGGAACTGCTTTCTATGCAGAAGGAAAAGCAGGTCGGGACCATCTCCGACTGTCTTTCTGTTACCCGGAGCCCGCCGACATCCGGGAGGGAGTTCGACGACTGTCCGAGGTCGTTAGCCGGGACGTGGAGAACTACAGACTGTTTGGTCCCACCGTACACCGGGTCTCAGAGGGTATAGCTGCCCCGGGACCCGATCAAATTTAAGGAGAGTCATGAGCAACAGTCCTCAGTCAGAGTCACTACGTGTCGCCGTTCTTGCGGGAGGCCTCAGTCACGAACGGGATATCTCCCTACGCTCTGGCAATCGCGTGGCCCAAGTTCTCAAGCATGCTGGACACTCTGTACTCGTCCTTGATGTCGATGCCCGTATGATTAGTTCCCTGCGGGCTTTTGGTCCTGATGTGGTGTGGCCGCTGGTACATGGAAGCCACGGTGAAGATGGAGGTCTCCAAAACACTCTCATCGCACTAGACCTTCCTTACGTTGGCACGCATTCAGATGGCTGCCAACGTTCATCATTCAAGCCAACTGCCAAGGCCACCGTGCGAACTGGCGGCGTTGTTACCCCGGACTCCCTGACGCTGCCACGCGAGTACTTCAGCCAACTGGGCGCCCAGGAGGTTCTCGGCGTCGTTACCGCGCACCTAGGTTTTCCACTTGTTGTCAAACCGAATCAAGGCGGTTCTGGTCTTGGTGTATCCATCGCTTTCAATGCTGACGAACTGCGAGCAGCAATGGTCGCCTGTTTTTCCTATGATGACCGCGCTCTTATTGAGCAATACGTTGAGGGCACAGAGATCGCGGTGTCTGTCGTCGACACTGGGGAGGGACCACGTGCCTTGCCGCCGGTGGAAGTGGTTTCCCAGGGCCAGTATGACTTCGACGCCAGGTACAATCCTGGCCGGTCCGAGTACTTTGTGCCAGCCAGACTTGACGCTCGCGACACGGACAAGGTCCAAGACACGGCTCTTGCAGTTCACCGCACGCTAGGTCTCGGTAACTTGTCGCGGACCGACTTGATCCTTGACACTCACGGCACACCTTGGTTTATTGATGTCAACGTTGTCCCTGGGATGACAGAGAACTCCCTCCTCCCCATGGCTGTAGAGGCAGACGGGGAACTTGGTCCTCTCTATGATGCTCTGGTGAAAAGTCCTCTGGTCCAGCCCTAGTGCCTCGCTCTCAGCTGCTATAGCTTGCGCGCTGCATGCCGCAACGGCTGAGCAGGCCCTGAGGTTCGCTAAGATGGCGTGGCGGTATCAATCTGTCGGAATTTAGCCTGTATTCTTCAGTGTCCCAAGTTCCACTCCCGGCAAGAATCAATTGCAGTGAACTCACGGCAATAGTTTATGTGTTGGACGCGAAGCCGAGGATAGCGACTGTTTCAGTTATATAGTTGTTTTCTTCTAACATCTGCGACGGTCGACCTTATTCTGCTTGACTCTTGGTGGATGAACTGCTTTATTTAAGCTCGAGAACTCTCCGTGAAACATGTTCCGACTGCACAGTTTCTAAACGGAAACAAGAGACGCGAACAGTTGTTGAGTCTACATGAGCAATGCTGTTAGGACATCGCGAGAATGGTATCCGTAGCCCTATTATCAACGCACCGAGCCACGGTAGAGCGTTTTTTGGTTTCCATGAATTGTGTTGACGCATGAAGGGATTTTCCCGACAGAGACTGTTCTTGACGCACGGAATACACAGTACTTGACCTTCATAACTCTTTCCTCAGTATTTTTTCGGCATCTAGTGGTTGTTAGAAGAAAATGACTGTGCGAAGTGCAGGTTCCGTTGATGCTATTCTGCCGACGTAGGGCTAGGCTATCAATATGTACCTGTGATACCCGCCAGTTACTCCAAGTAAACACTTGTTAGACAGTCAGCCAGAAACAATACTCATCATATGCATGTTGCCTGTGTGAAACCATATTTGTCCACATAGTTTCTTGCCATGGGAGTATTCGGCCATACGTTATTCCGCATGTCCTACACTTCCATTGATGTTACACACATGCTGTCGTCATACTTAGCGAGTTCCTGTATCAACATGTGGTGATGCGATCAGCACTGTACTCGGGAGGATGCCCAGATGGCGTCCTTATTCATCTATTCTACATGCAGGATGGTCCATGTTTGAGAGTGGTCCCAAACGCAAGCCCAGGGCAGGGAGCGATGATTCACGGTATCCAGACTCATACAAAGATGGATGTTCCACGTGAAACACTGGCACATCTGCAGCGGTCTTGTTGAGATCGTGAGTGGATCATCCGCTGACACGAATTGGTCGTCAAGCCACCTACATAGTTCGTGCCAACGGCGCCATCGCGCAAGTAACTGTATTCGCATACATAACTATGTTTACTGTGTATATGTGATTCTGTGCTAGATAAAGTGGCCAAGACACTACCAAGGATGCGCACGCTACAGAGTCAGAAGTCCGCAGAACACTGAGTCGCTTGAACCACCGATCGCCTTGCGGCATCGTCAGTGTGCTAGCATGGATGCAGTTTATGCACAGGGACCACAGCCACGAGTGGCTAAGGTTATTCCTCGCGCCACGGAAAGCGAGCGAGTCCATACATGGACGCACATCTGTGAACCGGCTTCCCGATGTATATAACTACATGTGGGCGAGGTGCGCCCGGTACTATCACACATTTACTAGTGCCAACAGGTCAGGAGCGCAACATGAACAACCACGGGGGCTTCATCTATTTGGATTAGGTCCATGTTTCACGTGAAACCACTAGGAACTTCTCTGATGAAATAGACTGTCTCCGCCAGTCGCAGACTTACTCGACATACCTGGAAGATAACTGCCATACTGGTCCCAGATATCCACGTTAAGAATAGGCGGTGTACTTGCACACACCGCGACGACACACTAGCGCACTAAGCATCGTGCTCCGCACAAGGTATGCTGGCACGTGTTGGAACAGTTCGCACTACAGCACACCTAGTGTTACTACTAGTCTCCGTCAATCAGCCGTGGTTTGGGCCCGCAACGTATCGGTTCTGTTCTTTACAGTACGGGCACAGCTGCCATAATGGGTGTGGAGTGCTCGCACCCGTCGCCCTGTTTCTACGTAGACATGTCGTTGGCTGTGCACTTGACTCAACACAACCGACCCCATACACGGTCCTAGCAGGGGCAGAGAGTCAAGGTAATACTCATACGATCCGAAGTCGTTCAGCGCCAGCCGTTGCATCGTTGCCAGTGTGTACATCGAATATATATAAGCCATACGCAGTGAGCACGTTCAGTATACGAATACTCGCGTCCATCGATACCTGACAGCGCTAAAAAGCATGTAGAATGGCCAGAGATATCGTGCTGAATAACATCTGCGCTGACAAGAACATACCTGCCCCATGCACAAGTTCTGCGACATGCCGCCTGGCCTAGTGCCATAACGGCAGAGTAAGCAGGTGCCGACAGACTAGGCAATCCATCACATATCCGGACAATCCAGTCACAGATCGCAACCATGCACGCCGACCTCCAAGAGCAAGCAAATGAAGCAGACTGACAGGTCCGTTGCAGTATGCGGCTAAACATCCTGAGTGAATGCAACCCGCAGTGGTTTCGTATGGGCACATACAATCTTCACCTACCGCACCTGTCGAGTCGAGCACTTACATGCGTAGGAAAAGTTCTTCCTACAACCACCACTGTCCACGAGTTCAACCAACTCACACGGATGCTCAAATGGCGGTATGTTCGAGACAAGTAGATACCTTTAGCGTCTGAATCTGCTCCACAGAAAGTATCCTCGGCAGAAGACGATCTGTTGAAACTGCTCGCACTTCTACACCAAGGACTGGAGCAGCCAGCACGAGTCAAACCTAGTCTCCTGTGTTGTAACGAGGCGCGTAGATGTGTGTGCTCAGAGACATGGCGCAACCAATACGCGCTAACATGCGATTCCCGACCGGACAACTTCAAACCAGCGTTCTTGACATGACGTGCGGTAGTTTGCAACACGAACTGCATGTCGATCGTCCACTCATCTTCGTCCCTGAAGGGCAGTACATCATAGTTTCACGTGAAACACTTACACGAACTGGTCGACAACTGTCGATTCCGATCAGGTAGGTCCCAGTATAGAAAACATACTCAGCAAGACACGTCTGTCAGCACTCAGAGCCATAGTGACAAAATGACGAAGTAATGAGGCGTGAACTTACCTCACTCTCAATAAGACAAACTCTGTATCAACCGTTATGCGCAGTAGTGAACAACTCCCAACCACCCACACATATGCGTGAAAGAATCCGAGTAGAACAGGTACCAACTAGCCTGAGCACAAGGTGCGCATACAGAGCACCACACCTATAGTCCCGCAGTTGAGCGGCGCGACTCATGTGCCCTCCGTGTTTGGCTGCTTGCACATGCATTCGCCCTCACAGGTTGCGACATCTATGAAGGCCTACACCCGAACCGTGTCGGAATAGAATCAGTGGCGGCGAGTTTCATCATCAGGGGAAGCACTACAGCACGTACAAAGTGAAACATGTATGGAACAAACCCCCACAGTTGGCCAAAAGCAAAACCATATGTACGAATATCGTCCCGCATGCATACATGTCGCCCGGCGCTAATACCAACCATGAAGCAAAGCGGGAACACAAGTAACCGTCACGAGTACCACAACGACCAGGATCGCAATATGCGCGGAGAAACTCACATGGCACCGAACCCGGAAAGTGGCCACATGACGATCACACCTATGCTCCTCAGCGGAAAAGGCGGTTCACATACGAGAACCAGGTTCAAACTGGTGCTTAACACGACAACAGGTTGTCTAACTAGTCCTCGTCAAGAGAAGTTCCAGGCGCTAGCGTCCTTATGATACGAGCGAGGTCGTCATCTCCTGCAAACTCAATAGTGATACGACCTTTCTTCGCCCCCCTAGTCACCTTAACCCTCGTATCAAAGGCATCAGACAGTCGAGTTGACAACGCGGGCAACGGAGTACTACGAGCACGTAACGTCTTGGTCTGCTGACGAGATGAGTCGGATTCCTCGTGAAGAGCAACCAACTCCTCAGTCGCGCGGACAGAAAGTCCTTCTGCAACAACACGCTGAGCCATACGTTCCATCGCATCTACGTGCGGAAGCCCCAGAAGAGCCCGAGCATGACCAGCCGACAGCACACCGGCCGCCAGTCGACGCTGTACCAATGGGGGAAGCTTCATCAACCTCAATGTATTAGAAATCTGTGATCGCGATCTAGCGATCCTCTCAGAGAGTTCAGCCTGAGTACAGTTAAAGTCATCAAGCAGCTGTTGATAGGCAGCAGCCTCCTCCAAGGGATTCAGTTGCACCCGATGAAGGTTCTCCAACAATGCGTTACGCAGCATGTCGACATCGTCTGTATCTCGAACCACCGCAGGAATAGTGTCGAGCGACGCCTCTTTCACAGCCCGAAGCCGACGTTCACCTAGAATCAGTTCGAAACGTTCCTCCTCCTGCCGTTCTCGAGATGAAACGCGGCGTACGACAACAGGCTGCAGCAATCCAACTTCTACGATAGAAGCAGCGAGCTCAGTAATCTCCTCCTCGTCAAAAACCTGCCGAG
Protein-coding sequences here:
- a CDS encoding PLP-dependent aminotransferase family protein, with protein sequence MNQVKGNRLDPWLDNYATRAHGLRASETRSLFAVASRPEVVSLAGGMPNLKDLPLDRIAEATAQMIRKDGGRALQYGNGQGLPRLREHVTEVMALEGVDANADDVIVTTGSQQAVDIVTELFIDPGDVILAEAPTYVGSLSIFSTYQADVQQVAIDAHGVVPEALEETIIRTEREGRSIKFFYCLPNFHNPAGVTLSEERRPLVIDICRRHHILIVEDNPYGLLGFEGQTYTALKTLAPEDVVYLGSFSKIFAPGYRVGWAVAPPAVKEKMKLASEAAILCPSSVGQYSISMYLEQFEWRKQIEEFRAMYRERRDAMVGALEEYLPVCHWNVPDGGFYVWLGLPEGVDAKEMLPRAVTNLVAYVSGTAFYAEGKAGRDHLRLSFCYPEPADIREGVRRLSEVVSRDVENYRLFGPTVHRVSEGIAAPGPDQI
- a CDS encoding D-alanine--D-alanine ligase family protein gives rise to the protein MSNSPQSESLRVAVLAGGLSHERDISLRSGNRVAQVLKHAGHSVLVLDVDARMISSLRAFGPDVVWPLVHGSHGEDGGLQNTLIALDLPYVGTHSDGCQRSSFKPTAKATVRTGGVVTPDSLTLPREYFSQLGAQEVLGVVTAHLGFPLVVKPNQGGSGLGVSIAFNADELRAAMVACFSYDDRALIEQYVEGTEIAVSVVDTGEGPRALPPVEVVSQGQYDFDARYNPGRSEYFVPARLDARDTDKVQDTALAVHRTLGLGNLSRTDLILDTHGTPWFIDVNVVPGMTENSLLPMAVEADGELGPLYDALVKSPLVQP
- a CDS encoding ParB/RepB/Spo0J family partition protein: MDESQGGHTGNFQGSEVLVGQEKFSQLDSSGSVDSEDKSTPKGALKRLSYSDSSRDAYSEGVDVAVETGQGEPAEHDLKSETATTRQRKQSRRARSTAEKTLRGSGSGRRIDGSSGSGAAQDRGKGTSTHVSRETASKSSQQADDVHAADRRPSRSQATPIGDGGDSGDVAVHSSQTASDQHVTNSEGNYDAQVSVVKEGELVPVPGATYADIPVDRIDPNPRQPRQVFDEEEITELAASIVEVGLLQPVVVRRVSSRERQEEERFELILGERRLRAVKEASLDTIPAVVRDTDDVDMLRNALLENLHRVQLNPLEEAAAYQQLLDDFNCTQAELSERIARSRSQISNTLRLMKLPPLVQRRLAAGVLSAGHARALLGLPHVDAMERMAQRVVAEGLSVRATEELVALHEESDSSRQQTKTLRARSTPLPALSTRLSDAFDTRVKVTRGAKKGRITIEFAGDDDLARIIRTLAPGTSLDED